Sequence from the Paramisgurnus dabryanus chromosome 3, PD_genome_1.1, whole genome shotgun sequence genome:
CAAAAAGAGGAAAAGGAAAAAAGATGTGGAGAAGTATGAACAGAGCAAGAGGGAAGAGGAGATAAAGGAACAGGCTGCAGTGGCTGTTTTACTAAAACTGTCATCAGTGCCAGCAAAACCTCCTGAGGATGAGCAAAAGTGTGACGGCAAAGTGTGCAAGGAAAAGATTGCAAGATTACAGAAGGAGTGCAATGACCTCAGGGAGGAAAATTGTAGGCTAAAGGCCATTTTGAAATCTGGAACATTTCATGAACTTGCTTTAGGAAAAGACGATAAGAAGGTCAAGGCGATGACTTAAAGCCACATTCCCCACTTATCAGTACAGAACATTCTTCCTTCCTATATAGCAATGGTTGTTTACTCTGTAAATAACACTCCCCTTTGACTATTCAGTTGTATTTTAAGGTCTCAATTCCAACAGCAAACAATGCATTAGAAGCACCAATTCAAGGATTGTGTTCTGACCAAACCACGATCTTCAGCCATGAATGCCTGTGATATTTATATACAGGCCTTTGGTAAATGTAGACTGCTGTGAGATTTATTGGAAAGCCTAGAGACTTAAGAGCAAGAGCACAGAcatacatcatcatcatcatcataccAAAAGAAACAATTATAAAAAGGGATGGGGTGCAAGGCAAACTTTCCATCCATTCTTCCAAACATTTCTGCACTTTAGTAATCTTCCACATGCTGTAGTTTACCTACATCTGATATGTTTGTAATGTCTCTCCATCCTACCTGTATTGtttaattatattaattataattaCTAGCCAGTGATAACAGTAATTGttatataataaagtaataagaAAGATAATTAAGTAAACAAATAACCATTCATGAGATATCCGTTATAGTCTATGTGTACTGacacttttgtttttgtgtgtgttatagCTTGTCCAAATACAGTATCTCACACGATGTACTATAGTCTGTATGGATGTATTAAGTACCTCATCAGACGTTTTGTAGATTGGAGGTTCTGAACTAATAAGAGGATGCACAAAATATACATTATACAGCTACAcacaaataagaaaaaaatagttttgagaAATCTGTCTACAAATGCTTAGGATCAAAAGACCAACAGTtcattaaaggggtcatatgatgaaaatgttagcattgccactttgtaggtttgagcaaaaatgtgtcgttttgggtgtgttttttaaaatgcaaatgagtggatgaagtgcaaacactgatcacgatgatggtggtttgttgtaattgaaactctattgtgctgtcaagtccaaaaatgtgtcgttttgggtgtgttttattaaaatgcaaatgagcggatgaagtgcaaccactgatcacaatgatggtggtttgttgtaattcaaactcaattgtgctgtcaagtccttcctttctctttctttctctctgcactaaacggcagtgcagtggttggagagttcagattaaggaggcggtattattctaataagatatccttatgacatcataatgaaagccaaatttcaatgacctatttttgctcacacctacaaagtggcaatgctaacattttcatcatatgacccctttaaatagTTTGAACACATACCTAAATTACAATAAGCCCATATTTTACTCAGTCTCAAGCagttataaatgtatttgatttTTTTCCTTTCAGCCAAATGCATagtaatattaatatatttagttttcaGTTTTAGCATCGATTTGAAAAGTCTGAAAtatgtttaattaaaaaacCCATTGCTTTACATCAGAAGACATTCAATAACTGTATGGATTAGTTTTTTACGGATGGATGCACTTCTTAGAGTTTCAAAGGGGTTATagtgtgaaaatctgacttttttcatgtttaagtgctataattgggtccccagtgcttctatcaacctagaaaatgtcaaaaaagaacaacccagtaacttagttttggaaaACCATTCagtgcaagcatgtgaaaattaGGTCGTTTAGAatttgcctgttttgtgagaTAGATAGCAAGGCtaattacaataatactgccccttaatctgaactatccaactacagcactgccattaagtgcagagagaaagagagagagaaaaatgattgacagcacaataggctttatgcccagctgcacttcTTCCTGAACTTTAGCCAgatccttgtttcctgtctgtcaTTAtgggacaaactgattaatccaggtgtgcctgacctcagtagtcacaacaacaataatcagacacacctgcaTTAATTAGTTTGTCCAAaaatggaagacaggaaacaaggagctggctgaagttcaagaagtagtgcagctgggcataaagcctattgagttttaattgcaacaaaccaccatcattgagatcagtgtttgcatttcatccgcttatttgcattttaaaagacacacccaaaaacggcaaatttttgctctcaccttcaaagtggcaattttaacatactataataaataatcggtggggtattttgagctaaaatttcacatatgcactctggggacataaaatacttattttacatcttaataaAATCTCACAATATGACCCCAATAATATTGGGGCACTAATAAAGCCGAAAAGAGCCTGATAAAACTCTGACTGTGTACACTTAGAATTGCTTGGGGGCAAGTTaaaaaaggtctaattttcataatttgtggtgaacttttcctttaaaCAAATCTCACAAAACACTAAAGGCAGGAACATTTTTACCTAATAATGAAGTTTTATTGTTTGGTACAGTCAAAACAAACACTGGACACACTGAGCATACCGATCACCCTACTGCAAATACCCTCAAATATGCCGATTCACATGCATATTCTGTCCATCACATCAATTGTTTATCTGTAAAGTGAACAGCAAATAATTCTCAAATTCACAAAATCTGTCAAAGTAAAATGCTGTACATATGTAATAAGTAATGTTAATGAAATCATTTCAGCTGCATACTGAAATTTTGGCCACATCTTTAAAAGGCCTGATTGTTGATTTTGCTTTATGAATAGTAACAGATAACATTTGAATGGttaatgtataaaaataaataaattctctCAATTTTCTTCTCACGTGTACAAATACTGCACTTATGCATTTGAGATTAATGACAAGAAAATAATAGTGTGAAGAAAAAAGACGCTTGATACAATGAACTTCAACAGCGAATAAACAGACCatctataaaaataatatttacacTCTTCATTGATCATTCTTCTTACAATATAGAAATGTGCTCAACCACAACGATGAACGCCTCTGGTGCCCCAACACCATAACACAAGGATAAAAAGGCTTCAGTCATTGGCGCTCAATGTAGTTGTGGCTTCCTAGCAAAAAACAGCAAGTGCTGtgaaaaaatcacttaaaatacattaaataataaaaagtgcAAATAGCATGGTCATGTAAGAGCATTGATACAGCTTTTCTTTACGCAATTTGGCAATTTTTAATGGTGTGAATCGCTTAGATTAGTATTACTTGAATGCAGttgttctcaaactgggggtgCAAGATGGCCCCAgttttgtaacattttattaaatggaTACATTTATcattaattctgtgtaattaaacataaaatataagaTCACTAAACAACAGCACTACACTGcataatgtaatatattttttatacgtTTTAGATACGTTTTAATTAATTTACTTATGGGGGTGCACgccgaaaagtttgagaaccactgctttaatgtgtaataaaaaaacacttaagCCAAAAACAAGCTTACAGCATTTCTGAGGCATCTTTTAAAAAGCTAAAAATTGTTGTTAACAAcaatttataaaagaaaatatgattATTAACTTAAAATCAGTCCATCTTAACACCAGAGCCAGCTCTGGAAAGAAGCAGTAATGTTAAAGCAGCACtacaagaaacaaacaaaatcattttttgttAAGTTTCAGAACTCGGCAACAGTTAGCACTGCATATGACATCAAAGCAGACGGTTGTCAATTTCACATTATAACAGGGTTCTGTTGGACCACCacaaaatgtggaaaaaatactTAAAGCAACAAAGTGACTAAACAACAGTATGAAATAGGTTTGTCTTGCACCATTTCAAAGGGATATTCACATTGAGTTGTGTGATACTGTGAGGTTTTGAAATTATAAGAGACTTGACAGGGTCTGAACATGGTTTGCATTGCAAAGACAGACCGTTAGGTGTGGCTCTCAGTGCCGTTGGGGGTAAGCTTGGTCTTGTGCTCAACTTTTGGGCCCTTGGCTGAATACTGAACCAGCAAGAAGGGCTCCTTGGTTTCGCCTTCACCTACTATGCTTTCTTCATCTTCAGACTGACCGATGCGCTGCAGCCGCAAGTAACACCAACAACCAAGAATCAACGCACCAAGTGCTGCAATGGCAATGAGTATTACAATAATTGTCACGACCCCCGTGGTGGGGCTGTGGTCTGTGATAGACATCTTGTCAGTTAAAGAAAAACTCTTTGGCTTTCTGTTTTCTCAGGATGTCACAAGTCCACACGTGGCAGCTGTGCAAAGGTTGCAAGTATGGTTCCTCCTACATCTGAAagacacaaaaataaaacacaagacTGCAGCAATTCCTTAAAAGATTTTACGTTTACTTAACTAAGTTCAGGAAgagcatggtcatgtaatcGTATCGCGCCCACGATACGTCTTTGCCAGTggcagctcgtgactgctcatccgaggatGCGCTTATTAAAAACAAGTGTTCggattgtcacgtgtgtggttcccttttccaaaatatgtgtcctgcgtgtcgagagatcctgtgtgcatcacgtgttttgtcaaaataagtgcctgctgcacacgcgtcaaaaccgtttatgataaaaaagacgccCATGTTCCCAAAGTACACGCTAGACacttccttaacagtaaactgattacacatgagattatgcgagtatctggcaaacgcgagcgtctcctttatcataaaccctttagacgcgtctgcagcaggcacttattttggcatgacacgtgatgcacacacaaagcgcagaacacatattttgaaattacgaaccacacccATGACAAGCTACAtccatgttgtgacgaacttcgcatcatgcgccctcaaaaaaagaagtcaccagccgccactggtctTTATGTAGTGGTTCTTGAAGCACTGACTCTAACTGCAGTGTACTCTTTCTGAATCTCCCCCACATTTTTGAATGGGTTGTGTTTGACAATCCTCTCCAGGGTGCAGTTATCCCTATTGCTTGTACAccttttttctaccacatcttttccttcccttcgcctctctattaatgtgcttggacacagagctctgtgaacagccTGCCTCTTTTGCAATTaccttttgtgtcttgccctcctTGCGCAAGGTGTCAATTGTCTTCTCCATGATTGTGTAGCCTAAAGAGCTAGACTGAGAGACCATTTAAAGGCTTTTGCAGGTGTTGtagcctcttatggaacggctgaaattccacaagggggcgcatttgttcctcaggcgttgcacaataaacatgacatccgaatatattcattataaatcatgaatgaaaagtgagattcgaacgaatgtctgttagtgaacttattgtatacactatttatatcgtaattcggtcagaaacttcaagattgtgagatgaacaaatcgttttggattaaaaggcttggatattccatttccttggacttttggggatttatgaacaatttgttttggacaatttcaccgaagcggataaaggaaagattttgaaggtaagtaaatatcctaaatcggcgccgcccggttcaggtaactaacaactaaattacagttttatgactgctaaaaatcatattatgctttctgtgtgcgcttaatggaatcccgaaagtctaagctttacaacgatgtgccgcatgaccgtatattttgaagatttaatgcttcaaagttacaatgacgtaatgcagcctcacgtgcaagggagggggtgtgccgtgtacggcacagtgttccttatcaggttaagTTAATAATCTGATTAGAGTGTGACACCAGGTGTCTTCAAATTTAAACCTTTACACAATATTCAAAttttttctgagatactgaatttgggattttccttagttgtcagttataatcatcaaatttaaaataaataaacatttgaaatatctcagtctgtgtgtaatgaataaatataatacACCAGTTACGCTATTTTtatggaattagtgaaataaagcaacattttgatgatattctaatcATATGACCAGCACTTGTATATAGCCGTCCCTGACTTTGTCCCGTTCTTGCAGCATCCCTCCTACACCCTTCAACCCACTCTTGGCTGGTACCCATCCAATTTAAGGAGgggggagtactctgggttcAGTCTAAAATTCCTACCTTCAATGACAAATGTGAATTGTGGCCACCACATGCTTTGTGTGGTAAATTATTGGCTTTTTATGTAGTTCATGGTTACATTATTAGAAGTTTAAGCATTTTATATTACTTTTTCCAGTTTAAAATCTGGGTTCTGATGCAAAACCACATAAAGGACACGGCTTATCCCAGGGCCCCTGGCAACCAACAACATTATCCTGCATGACTGACtctattaattattttaattatataatttaatatgattGTAACATTTATCACGAGCTTGGTGTAACTTAAATGCATAACCTCAATAAAGCTGCGCGACTTTGATGTTATGCAAAACATTTGACATTTAAGCATCTTTCGCGCAGGTGTTTAAAGGGCTCGAGGTTTTAATTATCAGTGGATTGCACGAGGCCTTTTCGCTGGGCGCAACACATGATAATACAAAAGTAGCCACGGAAATGAAAGTGCCAAGTAATGCCGCAGTCATATTTGCTGCACATAAATGCTTTTTTTCAAAGCGAATACATCAGTCATGCATTGCGTTTTATATACCGTTTTCTAGATCCTAGACTAGATTAAACAACAGCTCAAGATAGACTTACTGAGAAATGTGTAACGTGAAATAGTCTAGGATAAAGCTTACCAAAATCAGGGTCTTTTGTCGATGAAAATCGTTTATGTGCCGTTTCTCGTCCTGAGACATTTTGTGGACCGTTCGCGTCAGTTCATCCTTCACGCGCGGACAGCAGCATTAAACAGTCGCTCGTCATCCAGACGACCAGCCGATGTATACTTCATTAAGCAACATCAATAAGTCAATAACGCATATTTCCATCAACCAGAGCATATAAATATATTGCTCGTTTGTCAATGTACAGGAAATTAGATCATAGCTGTGGAAAAACATACATCCAATCACATAACAGTAAAGCTCTTTGCACAGATATGAGGCGTTTATAGAATAAAAGTCCTTTCACTTTTTAATATTCAGATTCATAAACATATGTGTTTAACTCCAAGACTTGTAAAGtttgattattattaaaaactaaCAGCTAACTTACAAAAAAATGGCTGGATACATTAAAACTGCACAGTgctttcaaaatgtatttttgcttCCCACTACAGAGGAAAAAATAAGTTCAGTTGAAATATGGTCAGAATATAACTACTTTTTACCCCCCTAAAAAggtaaaagaaatacattttaagattTTGCACCGATATTATCCTTGCAACGTTTTTGTTAATAAGTTTAACAAAGAGATATCTCCTTTATGTTCTTTCTGTGATACTGAATCTGAAACCCTTACTCATTTGTTTTGCTCCTGTATCTTTTCTGTAAACTTTTGGAGACGATTATCTATGATGATTTTTGACACATTTCACAATTAGTTGTAATTGATGACTTTATGATTATTTTTCTGGAATGTAATTCTGGCTCCTCTGATGTTGATTTTGCACTAAAATTGATGATTCTATTAGGGaaatttaatttacataaatCTAAAATACTATCAACAAAACCCGCCTTTAATCTTTTTTGTATAGATTTAAAaattttctttgaatctcttaaaacaaatcttaaaaagaagaaaaagaagaaaacatCTCTTATACTGGGAAAAATCTTATCTAGTTTATGATAATCTGGTTTGTGTGGCTTTGTAatggaaatgtattttttatttttattttattttttattattatttttattttttctctgtGTATACTATGTATGTTAATGTAGTAAGGTCTGTTATGCGTCTCCCCcttttatgtatgttatgtAATGTTGTACATTTTCTTTTCTGTAATGT
This genomic interval carries:
- the LOC135740387 gene encoding THAP domain-containing protein 11-like isoform X1; protein product: MPDSCCSVGCTNRRGNKPGLCFYRIPSEKENPERRRLWICAIKRAFVTAEGKEWQPSKYTRLCSEHFIKGAKSDDPSSPDWVPSVFLQTTATKKRKRKKDVEKYEQSKREEEIKEQAAVAVLLKLSSVPAKPPEDEQKCDGKVCKEKIARLQKECNDLREENCRLKAILKSGTFHELALGKDDKKVKAMT
- the snn gene encoding stannin, which codes for MSITDHSPTTGVVTIIVILIAIAALGALILGCWCYLRLQRIGQSEDEESIVGEGETKEPFLLVQYSAKGPKVEHKTKLTPNGTESHT
- the LOC135740387 gene encoding uncharacterized protein isoform X2 — encoded protein: MSSCCVFGCQNRRNSTFGSKLKFYRIPADIPSQKSRRQLWLNAIRRTDWTETIINNARVCSAHFISGAKSDDPSSPDWVPSVFLQTTATKKRKRKKDVEKYEQSKREEEIKEQAAVAVLLKLSSVPAKPPEDEQKCDGKVCKEKIARLQKECNDLREENCRLKAILKSGTFHELALGKDDKKVKAMT